The Candidatus Methanoperedens sp. genome has a window encoding:
- a CDS encoding FkbM family methyltransferase: MARTLKIINYCINRFSFSLTMLRYLPMRISAEISRYRKNHIHKLHGYYIEAPDLLSLYIENKDIFLKQIYGFTSLKPAPRIIDCGGFIGMSTLYFRKKYPDAKIITFEPDPKIFQILKRNMERNHITNVELIDSAVSKVDGYLMFDADGSDGGSLVNKNSTNINQIKVKSCRLSSYLSEPVDFLKLNIEGAEWDVFQEIEPVIHNVDQLVLEYHHFPGYEPQLHNILTLLHKNGFRYIINHFDYETNPAVRTPLTISRDTTYFLIVYARRLDEKDDRIIQKDYKTIQKS; the protein is encoded by the coding sequence ATGGCTCGAACACTTAAAATAATTAATTATTGCATAAACAGGTTTTCATTCTCCCTGACCATGCTCAGGTACTTACCAATGAGGATTTCAGCAGAGATTTCAAGATATCGAAAAAATCATATCCATAAACTCCATGGTTATTATATAGAAGCACCCGACCTATTATCGCTTTACATTGAAAACAAGGATATTTTCTTAAAACAAATATATGGTTTCACTTCCCTTAAACCCGCTCCCAGGATTATCGATTGTGGCGGATTTATTGGAATGTCCACATTATATTTCAGGAAAAAATATCCTGATGCAAAAATAATCACTTTTGAACCTGATCCGAAAATATTCCAGATACTGAAAAGAAACATGGAGCGAAATCATATTACAAATGTCGAGCTAATAGATTCAGCAGTCTCAAAAGTCGATGGATACCTTATGTTTGATGCTGATGGTTCTGATGGCGGATCACTGGTCAATAAGAATTCAACAAACATTAATCAAATCAAAGTAAAATCCTGCCGTTTATCTTCATACTTAAGCGAACCAGTGGATTTTCTCAAACTGAATATCGAAGGAGCCGAGTGGGATGTTTTTCAAGAGATTGAACCGGTAATACATAACGTTGATCAACTGGTTCTGGAATATCACCATTTTCCCGGATATGAGCCACAATTACATAATATATTAACATTGTTGCATAAAAATGGTTTCCGTTATATAATCAACCACTTTGACTATGAAACAAATCCTGCTGTCAGGACCCCATTAACAATATCCAGAGATACAACCTATTTTTTAATTGTCTATGCCCGGAGATTAGATGAAAAAGATGATAGAATTATTCAAAAAGATTATAAAACTATTCAAAAAAGTTAA
- a CDS encoding class I SAM-dependent methyltransferase: MDRYYIESFLENNSSSIKGKVLEIADNKYTKKFGGKNVLGSEVLHAVDGNPKATIVGDLATGQGIPENTFDCFIMTQTLQFIYEFHSAAENVVKCLKPGGVALITVAGISQISRYDMKRWGDYWRFTDKSLAMLFEQYVPEENIKIKTYGNVLSSVAFLHGLACDELTREELDYVDQDYQMLITAVINKPL; this comes from the coding sequence ATAGATAGGTACTACATAGAGTCATTTCTGGAAAATAATTCAAGCAGCATCAAAGGAAAAGTTCTTGAAATTGCAGACAATAAATATACAAAAAAATTCGGGGGAAAAAACGTCCTTGGATCAGAAGTCCTTCATGCTGTTGATGGAAATCCGAAAGCTACCATTGTTGGGGACCTGGCTACAGGCCAGGGAATTCCTGAAAATACTTTCGATTGTTTTATCATGACACAAACACTGCAATTTATTTATGAATTCCATTCTGCAGCCGAAAATGTGGTTAAATGTCTGAAGCCAGGGGGCGTTGCATTAATAACTGTCGCTGGTATCAGCCAGATATCCAGGTATGATATGAAAAGGTGGGGGGATTACTGGCGTTTTACAGACAAATCCCTTGCAATGCTTTTTGAACAATATGTACCTGAAGAAAATATTAAAATTAAAACGTATGGTAATGTTTTATCATCGGTTGCATTTCTTCATGGATTGGCTTGCGATGAATTGACCAGGGAAGAACTGGATTATGTTGACCAAGACTACCAGATGCTTATAACAGCTGTAATTAACAAACCACTATGA
- a CDS encoding glycosyltransferase, whose protein sequence is MNILHINTLDNTGGAAKVACRLKNGLKKIGYNSWMLVGYKFRKSQDVKQISWNKYIQMGYYVFSAAILRPGLIFRGTFRIKNRSDVTNSDIIHLHNLHGGYFNLLALPELSKLKPTIYTLHDMWAFTGHCAHSFDCDKWQTGCGDCPYLKVYPALWYDITHNLWEIKKNIYSKSDFIIVTPSRWMENKLKKSILSDKKTYVIYNGIDPEIFHPMDKMNVRKKLNLPPDKTILMFSAYSGLKNAWKGGDYLLKALEQIDGEKIFFLNIGSKENLEKRVKKSIEWISIPYVDNETTMAEYYAASDLFLYPSLADNCPLVVLESMACGTPVIAFETGGIPELLTNMRTGYIARYKDVDDFVKGIRLFLDNVELREKAGLSARKDVEKHFTLDKMVMLYEELYHIIKEKRLS, encoded by the coding sequence GTGAACATCCTCCATATAAACACACTCGACAACACCGGTGGCGCAGCAAAAGTAGCCTGTCGCTTAAAAAACGGCTTGAAAAAAATTGGGTATAATTCATGGATGCTTGTAGGGTATAAATTTCGCAAAAGCCAGGATGTAAAGCAGATTTCCTGGAACAAATATATCCAGATGGGATATTATGTATTCTCTGCCGCAATCCTGCGTCCCGGCCTGATCTTCCGGGGTACATTCCGAATAAAAAATCGAAGCGATGTCACAAATTCAGATATTATCCATTTGCATAATCTTCATGGAGGATATTTTAATCTACTTGCGCTTCCTGAATTATCAAAACTAAAACCTACTATATATACATTGCATGATATGTGGGCCTTTACCGGACATTGTGCTCACTCGTTCGATTGTGATAAATGGCAGACAGGATGTGGAGATTGCCCCTATCTGAAGGTATATCCGGCATTATGGTATGATATTACACACAATCTCTGGGAGATTAAAAAAAATATTTATAGCAAATCTGATTTTATCATAGTGACACCATCAAGATGGATGGAAAATAAACTTAAAAAAAGCATTCTGTCAGATAAAAAGACATATGTGATATACAATGGGATCGATCCTGAAATCTTTCACCCGATGGACAAAATGAATGTCCGGAAAAAACTTAACTTACCGCCTGATAAAACCATATTGATGTTCAGCGCATATTCCGGACTCAAAAATGCCTGGAAGGGCGGGGATTATCTATTAAAAGCACTGGAACAGATAGATGGCGAAAAAATCTTTTTTTTAAATATTGGCTCAAAAGAAAATTTAGAAAAACGGGTAAAAAAATCGATTGAATGGATTTCAATCCCATATGTCGATAATGAAACAACGATGGCAGAATATTATGCTGCCTCAGACCTGTTCCTGTATCCTTCACTTGCTGATAACTGCCCCCTGGTAGTTTTAGAATCAATGGCCTGTGGTACTCCGGTAATAGCATTTGAGACTGGCGGTATTCCTGAACTTTTGACAAATATGAGAACCGGGTACATTGCACGATACAAAGATGTGGATGATTTCGTGAAAGGAATTAGGCTGTTCTTAGATAATGTCGAACTTAGAGAGAAAGCAGGTTTGTCTGCAAGAAAAGATGTTGAAAAACACTTTACATTAGACAAAATGGTTATGTTATATGAGGAACTTTACCATATAATCAAAGAAAAACGATTGTCGTAA
- a CDS encoding GDP-L-fucose synthase produces the protein MNYTSKIYIPGHRGMAGSAIKRNLESKGYRNLITRNRSELDLTNQQAVSNFFETEMPEYVFLAAAKVGGIMANSTYPADFIYENIMIEANVIHAAYTSGVKKMLFLGSSCIYPRLAPQPLKEEYLLTGELEVTNEAYAIAKIAGIRMCKHYNQQYGMNFISVMPTNLYGPNDNYDLKTSHVMAALIRKFHEAKMNNAPQIIVWGTGMPRREFLHVDDMADACVYLMENYDAPAIGEFVNIGVGEDLTIRELAELIGDIAGYKGKIVYDTTKPDGTPQKLLDVSRLNRLGWKASISLRDGIKQTYELYAGKH, from the coding sequence ATGAATTACACATCCAAAATCTACATTCCGGGTCATCGGGGTATGGCCGGCTCAGCCATAAAACGAAACCTGGAATCAAAAGGCTACCGTAACCTCATAACCCGCAACCGCAGCGAGCTTGACCTCACCAACCAGCAGGCTGTCAGCAACTTCTTCGAAACAGAAATGCCGGAATACGTCTTCTTAGCAGCAGCAAAGGTGGGAGGTATCATGGCAAACAGTACGTATCCTGCGGATTTCATCTATGAAAATATCATGATCGAAGCCAATGTTATCCATGCAGCATACACCAGCGGCGTGAAAAAAATGCTATTCCTTGGCTCTTCATGTATATATCCCAGGCTTGCGCCGCAACCGCTGAAAGAGGAGTATCTGCTAACAGGCGAGCTTGAAGTCACCAATGAGGCGTATGCTATTGCAAAGATTGCGGGAATACGAATGTGTAAACATTACAACCAGCAGTATGGGATGAACTTCATCTCGGTTATGCCAACCAACCTTTATGGACCCAATGACAACTATGACCTTAAGACATCTCATGTCATGGCTGCGCTTATCCGCAAGTTCCATGAGGCGAAGATGAATAACGCGCCGCAGATCATTGTATGGGGCACAGGGATGCCCAGGCGGGAGTTCCTGCACGTGGATGATATGGCTGACGCATGTGTATATTTGATGGAAAACTATGATGCTCCGGCCATCGGGGAGTTTGTAAACATAGGGGTTGGAGAGGATTTGACAATTCGTGAGCTTGCTGAACTGATAGGAGACATCGCAGGATATAAGGGAAAGATCGTGTACGACACCACAAAGCCTGACGGGACTCCGCAAAAGCTGCTGGATGTCAGCAGGTTGAACAGGCTTGGATGGAAAGCAAGTATATCCCTGAGGGATGGAATTAAACAAACATATGAGCTGTATGCAGGCAAACACTGA
- a CDS encoding glycosyltransferase, whose amino-acid sequence MTSNPLISVIVAVYNGAKTLQRCIDSVSNQTYLNKELIIIDGGSTDGTIEILRSGQDKITYWQSEPDNGIYDAWNKALGHARGDWICFLGSDDYLWNNNVFEEIIPHLARAESQGMRMVYGQVARVTENNEISCLDGNSWEYTRRGIIIDGICTFAHQGMFHHRSLFERYGKFDESFRIAGDYELLIRVFKDGEDAYFVNGLIVAGMQIGGITANTVKLIKETARARRKNQLRAITIPWLISYAWAICFPFLNFLIGRKYVRYLVNSGKYSITYLSYKKKVILKGKDN is encoded by the coding sequence ATGACTTCAAACCCCCTGATCTCTGTTATTGTGGCTGTATATAACGGTGCCAAAACCTTACAACGTTGTATCGATAGTGTATCAAATCAGACTTATCTTAATAAAGAGCTTATTATCATCGACGGGGGTTCTACAGATGGTACGATAGAAATCCTAAGATCCGGCCAGGATAAAATCACTTACTGGCAATCAGAGCCTGATAACGGTATTTATGATGCATGGAATAAGGCACTGGGTCATGCCAGGGGAGACTGGATATGTTTCCTTGGATCTGATGATTATCTCTGGAATAATAATGTATTTGAAGAGATAATACCGCATCTGGCCAGGGCTGAATCGCAGGGTATGCGGATGGTGTATGGGCAGGTTGCAAGGGTAACAGAAAATAATGAGATAAGTTGTCTTGATGGTAATTCGTGGGAGTACACACGAAGGGGCATTATTATAGATGGAATATGCACTTTTGCGCATCAGGGGATGTTTCATCATCGAAGCCTCTTTGAACGCTACGGGAAGTTTGATGAATCGTTTCGAATTGCAGGAGATTATGAACTGCTAATCAGGGTCTTTAAGGATGGAGAGGATGCTTATTTTGTAAACGGTTTAATTGTTGCAGGGATGCAAATCGGAGGGATTACTGCCAACACCGTAAAGCTAATTAAGGAAACAGCCAGGGCACGCCGGAAAAATCAATTGAGGGCGATCACAATACCCTGGCTCATATCTTACGCCTGGGCTATTTGCTTTCCGTTTTTGAATTTTTTGATCGGAAGGAAGTATGTCAGGTATTTAGTTAACTCCGGGAAATATTCGATCACATATCTTTCTTACAAGAAGAAAGTTATCCTGAAGGGCAAGGATAATTAA
- a CDS encoding oligosaccharyl transferase, archaeosortase A system-associated: MAKAKTKKQYREKQGNSINTKETMTSLKVTYLSYILLIAIFLFSFYIRGITPMEVVFQKGLVGFATDDSVFHMRLVENTIQFFPNRIFFDAFTIYPYGSTIHWGPLFDQMIAFFAIVAGLLLNGGLPAQSTIDTVGVFFPAVLGALVVFPVYFIGKELFGNKAGLIGAFLIAILPGQFLGRSVLGFTDNHIAEVLFTTLMMMFFIIAIKKAENITLDHWLKRDWATLKVPIIYSLLAGISFGAYLLTWTTGVFFAVVFGIFIITQYIIDHLRGKSTEYLGIVGIIAYFVAMIMVLPYVSLDNRFAVFRYSELHIIVTGGIAVIFAILSLVSREMNKREYKGYHYLLFVLAAITVGIILLELISPDLYNATIGQIGVLFGGFDESGLTIGEAWPTSYAAALGSFGYNYILSYIAIILLCYYVLKKSNAEYSLMVVWSLFVLGIMLAQNRFTYYYAVNVAILSGIIGSIFLDFADWKSFNSNDIIECVKKIRVQHIISLILVIAVIGFLPSGASPYQLTMADAPGGAVSSGFYEWNEALTWMKDNTPVPDLPYYSIYQKPEPGQPYNYSRNDYGVMSWWDYGHIITYWGHRIPNANPFQSGIGGGLTHEPGASTFLTAQTEEEANAVLDKLGINGKPGARYVVSNAYMAYAIQPIFARWNKSDVYGSVYAINTRGGQLIVPGKKYYDTMESRLHIFDTNGMKYYRLVHESRPNPNTQGGYYEVGVYNQGNQIAPVCDQNICVGKYWYNFAFKSDIPVEYSGYAKVFEYVKGARITGSAPTGTNVTLTNTIKTNIGRTIQYKQVTTSNGAYAFTVPYSTLGPIQGETRFDTAPVGPYSVTAGNVSKQVDVAERDVLDGGTITIDIV; encoded by the coding sequence TTGGCTAAAGCAAAAACTAAAAAACAATACAGGGAAAAACAGGGCAATAGTATAAATACAAAAGAAACGATGACGTCTTTGAAAGTCACGTACCTTTCATATATACTTCTTATTGCGATATTCCTTTTCTCATTTTATATACGTGGCATAACCCCCATGGAAGTCGTCTTCCAGAAGGGACTTGTGGGTTTTGCGACGGATGATTCTGTATTCCATATGAGACTTGTAGAGAATACGATCCAATTTTTTCCTAACAGGATATTTTTCGATGCATTTACGATCTATCCATATGGAAGCACCATTCACTGGGGGCCATTATTTGACCAGATGATAGCATTTTTTGCGATAGTTGCCGGTCTGCTCTTAAATGGTGGATTGCCGGCACAGTCCACGATAGATACTGTTGGTGTCTTCTTTCCTGCAGTATTGGGTGCTCTTGTTGTATTTCCGGTATACTTTATCGGTAAGGAATTATTCGGTAACAAAGCAGGACTTATCGGGGCATTTCTGATAGCTATTCTCCCGGGTCAATTCCTTGGAAGGTCTGTCCTGGGTTTTACGGATAATCATATAGCTGAGGTTTTGTTCACTACTTTGATGATGATGTTCTTCATAATTGCCATTAAAAAAGCTGAAAACATCACCCTGGATCACTGGCTTAAGAGAGATTGGGCTACCTTAAAGGTTCCTATAATTTATTCTCTTCTGGCCGGAATTTCATTTGGGGCATACCTGTTGACATGGACCACAGGCGTGTTTTTCGCGGTTGTATTTGGTATTTTTATAATCACTCAATATATTATAGATCACTTAAGAGGAAAATCTACGGAATACCTTGGTATTGTGGGAATAATAGCTTATTTTGTTGCTATGATAATGGTACTGCCATATGTTAGTTTAGATAATAGATTTGCTGTATTCAGGTATTCTGAATTGCATATTATAGTTACCGGAGGTATAGCAGTTATTTTTGCTATTTTGAGTCTTGTTTCCAGGGAAATGAATAAACGGGAATACAAAGGATATCATTATCTATTATTCGTTTTAGCTGCAATTACTGTTGGAATAATACTCCTGGAATTGATATCTCCCGATCTTTATAACGCTACAATAGGTCAAATAGGAGTTCTTTTTGGAGGATTTGATGAAAGCGGTTTAACTATAGGAGAAGCCTGGCCCACAAGCTACGCGGCTGCGCTGGGGAGTTTTGGATATAATTATATTCTGTCGTATATTGCAATTATCCTTCTTTGTTATTATGTTCTCAAGAAATCCAATGCAGAATACTCATTAATGGTTGTCTGGAGTCTTTTCGTCCTGGGTATAATGCTTGCCCAGAACAGGTTTACATATTATTATGCTGTAAACGTAGCAATACTCTCAGGTATAATTGGTTCCATATTCCTGGATTTTGCTGACTGGAAAAGTTTTAATTCCAACGATATTATCGAATGTGTAAAAAAGATAAGGGTACAGCACATTATTTCTCTTATCCTTGTAATCGCTGTTATCGGATTCTTGCCATCTGGTGCATCTCCTTATCAATTAACTATGGCAGATGCGCCGGGGGGCGCTGTTTCATCAGGATTTTACGAATGGAATGAAGCATTGACCTGGATGAAAGATAATACTCCTGTACCTGATTTACCATATTATTCAATTTATCAAAAACCGGAGCCAGGCCAACCATATAACTATTCCAGGAATGATTATGGTGTTATGAGCTGGTGGGATTATGGCCACATCATCACATACTGGGGACACCGGATCCCTAACGCGAATCCCTTCCAGTCAGGCATTGGCGGTGGCCTGACACATGAACCTGGTGCATCAACATTCCTGACCGCACAAACAGAAGAAGAGGCAAATGCTGTACTTGATAAATTGGGTATTAACGGAAAACCGGGAGCAAGATACGTTGTAAGCAATGCGTATATGGCGTATGCTATACAACCGATATTCGCCAGATGGAATAAAAGTGATGTTTATGGGAGTGTATATGCTATCAATACCAGAGGAGGACAATTGATTGTCCCGGGCAAGAAATACTATGATACAATGGAAAGCCGGCTACATATTTTTGATACCAACGGTATGAAGTATTACAGATTGGTTCACGAATCCCGGCCTAATCCTAATACACAGGGAGGATATTATGAAGTGGGAGTATATAATCAGGGTAACCAAATTGCACCAGTCTGTGATCAGAATATATGTGTAGGTAAATACTGGTATAATTTTGCTTTTAAATCAGATATACCAGTTGAATATTCAGGATATGCAAAGGTATTCGAATATGTAAAAGGAGCAAGGATCACAGGAAGTGCTCCGACTGGTACTAATGTCACGCTGACCAACACGATAAAAACGAATATCGGAAGAACGATCCAGTATAAACAGGTGACAACTTCGAATGGAGCTTATGCATTCACCGTTCCTTATTCAACGCTTGGCCCGATCCAGGGTGAGACGCGGTTTGACACAGCGCCTGTAGGTCCTTATTCCGTGACAGCAGGTAATGTCTCAAAGCAGGTTGATGTTGCTGAAAGGGATGTACTTGATGGAGGAACTATAACCATTGACATTGTCTGA
- a CDS encoding DUF11 domain-containing protein: MKYKKRFVVLLIIMLFASSFPVAAFITDEIEWAPAVEGTLYKGSTLTNGPYMVKAVQFPSPVRGFKNFKGEIIPETSVDPMVYLEVYKDGTFLKEALLTIQSGPDLDPDYEVKISGTGFLPGNSKEWVMEYYKPWAKVAVSLRGKPELDVTVTTEKKSYTSSRDQVITAKVTVKNNGDAIAKNVDVLLNPDKLVLRGGGTGQLHQSYIELKKDESKSYEVVFLVPEVLDQETYNLSADTKSFDVKNLEYKSNGYVSITISPKQSYYSVSKTLSKSRIYLNDMLMVRLNVANNGAMDMTDITLTDSINPNFELKSDIPLTWDIPVIKPGEWKEIAYSIKPLETNINGFTFPAVNAQFKVNNKQYNISSNTSTVIVNGPKIIINKTVDKQIVNISDDVTVTVSIQNIGNIATRMEVKDFLPENVSLVSGSTSLDSTFLELNTPIGFSYIIRINTRENIELPAAMANYTGIEYRGMTRSSVKSGRPVITIFDPSANRSINPDIPTLTPNVQMKSVEAILPQATSSPPLEPTPTPITPGFGIMFGIIVLMLASISRHK; the protein is encoded by the coding sequence ATGAAGTATAAGAAGAGATTCGTTGTCCTATTAATAATCATGTTGTTTGCCAGCTCTTTTCCGGTGGCAGCTTTCATAACAGATGAAATAGAATGGGCGCCTGCGGTAGAAGGTACTCTTTACAAAGGAAGCACTCTCACGAATGGACCGTATATGGTAAAAGCAGTACAATTCCCATCTCCTGTCAGGGGATTTAAGAACTTTAAAGGAGAGATAATTCCGGAAACTTCAGTTGATCCGATGGTATATCTCGAGGTATATAAGGATGGCACTTTCCTTAAAGAAGCTTTATTGACCATACAAAGCGGACCGGATTTAGACCCCGATTACGAGGTCAAGATTTCGGGAACGGGTTTTCTTCCGGGAAATTCAAAAGAATGGGTAATGGAATACTATAAGCCATGGGCAAAAGTTGCGGTCTCATTAAGAGGAAAGCCTGAACTTGATGTAACCGTTACAACGGAAAAAAAATCATATACTTCAAGCCGTGACCAGGTCATAACAGCTAAAGTCACTGTTAAAAACAACGGTGATGCTATTGCTAAGAATGTGGATGTTCTCCTGAATCCGGATAAACTGGTTCTCAGGGGAGGCGGTACAGGACAGCTCCACCAATCATATATTGAATTGAAAAAAGATGAAAGTAAAAGTTATGAAGTCGTATTCCTGGTTCCTGAGGTACTGGATCAGGAAACCTATAATTTAAGCGCAGATACAAAAAGCTTCGATGTTAAAAATCTCGAATACAAATCAAACGGATATGTTTCCATTACAATCTCCCCCAAACAGAGTTATTATTCAGTAAGCAAAACCCTCAGCAAAAGCCGCATATATCTCAATGATATGCTAATGGTCAGATTAAATGTTGCAAATAATGGTGCAATGGATATGACAGATATTACCTTAACAGATAGCATAAACCCAAATTTCGAATTAAAATCCGATATACCGTTGACCTGGGATATACCTGTCATTAAACCTGGGGAGTGGAAGGAGATAGCGTATTCCATCAAACCTCTGGAAACAAACATCAATGGATTTACATTTCCGGCAGTTAATGCCCAATTCAAAGTTAATAATAAACAATATAATATTTCCTCGAATACTTCTACGGTTATTGTAAATGGGCCAAAAATAATAATTAATAAAACAGTAGATAAACAGATTGTAAACATCAGTGATGATGTAACAGTGACAGTGAGCATTCAGAATATAGGAAATATTGCAACACGTATGGAAGTTAAAGATTTTCTTCCGGAGAATGTAAGCCTTGTCAGCGGTTCAACGTCTCTTGATTCGACATTCCTGGAGTTAAATACTCCTATAGGATTCAGCTATATAATCAGGATAAATACCAGAGAAAATATTGAACTACCTGCGGCTATGGCTAACTATACCGGCATAGAATACAGGGGAATGACACGCTCATCTGTAAAATCCGGACGCCCTGTCATCACAATTTTTGATCCATCAGCGAATAGATCGATAAATCCAGACATTCCGACTCTTACTCCAAATGTCCAGATGAAATCAGTAGAAGCTATCCTGCCACAGGCAACCTCATCACCCCCTTTAGAACCAACTCCCACTCCCATCACTCCGGGATTCGGTATCATGTTTGGGATCATTGTATTGATGCTTGCTTCAATTTCCAGGCATAAATGA
- the engB gene encoding GTP-binding protein EngB yields the protein MKEIIFVGRSNVGKSTLIRALTGKKVPVGKLPGVTRKPLHLPYQNIQITDMPGFGYMSRITRKGQEAIKDNIVHYIEDNASNILLAVLVVNTTSFAEIVDRWTWKNEIPVEVELFEFFGELDIDVIVAANKMDKVKDRDLALDEIAQRLGMSPPWRQWLDKIVPVSAKKGNLGELKQLIQKKMEKISNSV from the coding sequence ATGAAAGAGATAATTTTTGTAGGACGATCTAATGTTGGTAAATCCACTCTGATCAGGGCGCTTACAGGAAAAAAAGTCCCTGTAGGAAAACTTCCGGGCGTAACAAGAAAGCCACTTCATTTACCTTACCAGAATATTCAAATTACCGATATGCCGGGATTTGGATACATGAGCAGGATAACCAGGAAAGGCCAGGAAGCGATAAAGGATAATATTGTTCATTATATAGAAGATAATGCATCAAATATCCTTCTTGCAGTTCTGGTCGTAAATACAACATCGTTTGCAGAAATCGTGGACAGGTGGACCTGGAAAAATGAAATACCTGTGGAAGTTGAGCTTTTCGAGTTCTTCGGTGAACTGGACATAGATGTGATAGTAGCTGCTAATAAAATGGATAAAGTGAAGGATAGGGATTTAGCGCTTGATGAGATAGCACAACGGTTAGGCATGTCACCTCCCTGGAGACAGTGGCTGGATAAGATCGTTCCTGTAAGCGCAAAAAAAGGAAATCTTGGCGAATTAAAACAACTGATACAAAAGAAAATGGAAAAAATCTCTAATTCAGTTTAG